The following DNA comes from Rhea pennata isolate bPtePen1 chromosome 7, bPtePen1.pri, whole genome shotgun sequence.
TCCTCCATGACCATGGAGCCACTCCGCACCGAAGGGAGCAATTCTCCCAAAAGGAAGTTTCCATCCGCTCAGTGCCTTCCCACCGTCTGGATCATGCACCAGCAAGCGTCCGCACTGGGCAGCAAAAGCCACTGTGCCTGTGCTGAAGCTGTGGCTTGTAAGTGCAGACATACATACGAACCGTGCACCAGCGTCCGAGCCGCATGCCTCATGTGCCGAGCAGCAGCGATGGAGCCAACCGTTTAAGGGGATTATGGGTTTTAGCAGTGGAAAACCACATCTGTTCAATTCTTTTGCAATATGAACTGagaaatgctttggaaaaaaaaaggaaagaaaaaaaagaaagaaagttgcAAAGACTGGTGTATAAACCCCTACCATCTACAGTCAGGGAGCTGCAAATGCAACACCAGAGTCTGAAATTCCCAGCCTCAGGGATTCAGCCACTGCAGGTTTAACTACCTGGGAAGTAACCATGGAAAGTACTAAATAATTAAGTACTATTGAGTGCTGCCCAGTAACTGAGAGTGCAATAGTGTAGTGCTTTTTGTGTGAGCTTGTACTTGGGTAAATATTTAGgcttttaaagctttaaatgaCAGTGGACATTGCATTGGGACACTGTGTGCAAGGCCCTGTACTATGTTTACTCACAGATGATGTATTACAGATAGGTTCCTCTAAAGGTTTTTAGTCCACGCAGCCCTTGTGGAGATTGCAGACGGCAGCATTCTTCAGGTTTGGCGGTGAGTCAGTCTGTCCTAGGACTGCATTAACAAGGATTAGTACACATAGCTTCCAAAAATACAGGGCAATCATATCTCTACCTAAAATTGGCCTAAATTGCCCTTTTTCATTCCATCCAGACACTTTTTGGTTAgtttcttgattttctttttgaaagaccCAGAGTAGCTTTTTATTGAAAGCTGGCTGGAAAGGCTTtgagctgggggaaaaaaatgccagtatTGCCTAGCAATGAGAAACATCCAAAGGCAAAGCTAAGAGCACTTACTGTGAATAAGTGGGTATTAGTGCCTTTTTTATTGACAAAGGAAACACTAACTGGGTGTCCTGTTTGACTGCAGCCAGTCTCTGATTGCCCAGCAAGCAGcagtctaaaataaatatttcactctCCTAGCAAGAAGACTGCCCACTTTCCTGTCCCCAAGTGCTTGTGCGAGTGCATACCTGCTATATAGTCTATCCTGGGTTGCCTACAAGCGACGTTCAGAAACTTCAGCTCATGCATGTTTAAAGAAATTAGAGAAGTGCTATATAGTGCTTTCTCTTATTCTGTCACTGGTACTGATTGCTAGTCTATGTTTAGTGTTATTACTGCAGGTGTGGACTGAGGGTCTCATTTTGTTCCCATAGGATTTAACAGAAGATTTCTTGTGGCCAATATAAGCAAGAAATCTAGGCTGGCAGCAGACATGACAGAAAGGATGAGGTGGTGGAGAGCAAAAGTCTCATTCACTTCCATATGCCATAGTATTCCCCTGGAGCTGCTCATTTACATACACCTGCTTACCTGTAAAATGGACTCAGTATTCATCTACCTTACCTGATGGTTACCGACCTCGTTGGACTTTGAATCAAAATGCACACAAAACTTGCAAGACCTTATGAGATCCTTTACTGAAAGTCCAATATAATAATAAGAATACATATCAAGGTGATATATATCCAACAGGAGGGCATGGGAgaaatattactgtattttttatttaacatagAAACACAACATATTGGAGTAAATGAACAATTGACATGAAATATAACACCGACAACTTTGGATTACTGGAAGAAAGCTTAGTTTCATAATGTGAGTGTTCTGGTGTGCTGGGGTATTACTAGTTTCGGTATTTCTGTAAGTATACTCAACGAATGTGGCAATAATTATTGTGTTATTGAAAGAGCAGGGCAATAACATTGCTGAAAACTTTTGATCCATTTTGAACAGAACATTGTGAACAGATGATACAAGATGTgctaaaatacatatttttcctacACAAAGGATAAGGAGGGCATTCTGTCCTAAAATGATGTATTTAGAGAGAAAGTTATCCATATCTCAaatagctttaatttttctACACAAAGGCATagggaactgcagaagaaagatgcattttacaTACAGTACTGTTTGCTTAAGTTATTATCATTTCTTAAATCCAAAATTTTTCCCCAAGCCAGCCATTGCTTCTGTAGCTTGTCCAGTTGCTTTTTCTACACCATCTTGAGCTGTCTTGCAAGCCTGATCAATAGctgaaagagagggaaaaatttAACAGCTAAgcaaaaaacttgaaaaatgcaACATCGTTAATATTTATGATGGGAAGGAGAGGTGAGAAAATGACTAGACTATCCCTATAAAAATATGGAGATACAGCTTAAAAGGAGGTTCTCTACAACTGGTTATTATTGGGTTTGGCAGCACATGTTTAGCATGAGCTGTAGCGTACTGTTAAACGGGAGAAGTTCCTTGGGAATACTGGGTCCTGAGTTGAGGTGTTACTAGATAAATAACAGGACGAAGCTGATGAAGACACTGGCACTGCACGAGGTTAGTACGGGGGTAAGCACAGGCTGGCTGATGGAGGGCAGTGCTCCGGGCTAAGAAGCGCTGTGAGGTCTGGCAGGCACAGCTGTCTCCGTGTGACACGGCAGGCAAAGAGACGCCATCTCCTCTGTCCCCTTCTCTCGAGTTCGCGCATTCGAGGAGCTGCCAGGCTGAGCGGGCAGCGAGGCTCCCGGGAGCGGTGAGGCCAGAGCAGCTGGGCTGCCCTGTGCTTGCAGGAGTGCCCAGCACCCGAAGGGGAAACCAGGATACCGGTGtccaggggaggcagcaggcacaaatcCGCAGaccctctccctttcttccaGAGTTTCTCTTCCCTGGGATCTCTGCTATATTTTGGCAGTTTTGTTGCAAAATCCTTCCTCATCTAGTGTTAATGAATGTAAAATCCTTTCCTGCTTGTCACATCCATGAAGTCAAGAGAGGCATCTCCTTTGAGGGGATACTGCTGTTACATTCTGGCTTCATTCAACATGAACCCAAAGTTGCTAATTCTCCCCTCATTCttagaaaacaattaaaatcgAGTGAGAACTGAACtgagtttttaatttaacttgCCAGTTCCCTACCATCAGAAATGAAATACCAAAACTTTCTTCCCAACACCTTTTATAGCTTCCAGCATCATTAACGATTgacctcagctgctgcctcagcaGGTGCGCAGGGCAGACGTAGGGTTAAATTTGGCGGACTCCTGCCCTCAGGGCAGGAGAAATCAAGACGTAGTGTATGTTTACTTAATCTTcaagaaagaagagcaaagtTTTGCCTGCACTGTTCCAAGAGCTCTTCCACAAAGGCAGCCAAAATCCGAGCATAACGCTGAGCGTAATGCAGGAGACatgggcggggaggggggggggtcagcTACTGCAGTACATCTGCCAGTAAAGGCATGGAGCAACTAAAGGGCAGCTCCTGACATCCTATCATGTGACTTTTGTGAAAAGTCAAAGTTTGTCACTAAAAACAGTGGATGTTCAGCCCCAAAACAtgcaggggagaaaggggaaacGAGCATTGATGTTACTTGTTTGCATTAAGTTGCTCGATCTCTTGTTGATTTGAGCATAATTTCCTCATACCTTTCTGGCTCGTTTCCACAACCTGGTTGATTGCATCCTGAGTAGCCTGTCCCAATGTATTTGCtgtaattaaatacaaaagatCCATTTTCATCtgctcacatttattttctccttccctccgATTCTGTTAAGTGCTATAAACTCGTATAAATTCCTTACGTCAACAGGCATTTCTGCATGCATTTTGCTCCTGGGCTCCCTCTGAAGCATGCCTActgccagagcagctgcaggcagctgggcacATTGCTGACAGGTAAGAAGACCAAAAGGAAGGAGATAAAGAAGCAAAGATCAGCAGCCAATTTTAATACTGACTTATAGCTGCAGATTGCTTATTTTATACTACTTTTGCTTTTATCAATTTATATAGCTTATTCTGTTTGGAGATGTTTAGCAATCCAGCATGCATCTTCTTTGCAGGCCATTTGGAAGTAGTgcctttttcaaaataaaaggaaaaatgcattaaatagaGTAGGACAGGAAGAGGGAGATTTTACAAAGAAGATTTAAATAGAtgttcagagaaagagaagctgaaacCATAATGGAACATTAAGTACTAAAAAGAGTGAGATGCCATTTAAAATGTGGGATGTTCCACAGTTTATGAAAGAGTGGCAGACATTCTATTACTTTTGCTAGAAGAATAGCTCTGAAATGACCCCTCAACGGCATGAACACATTTAGGATGCAGCaagaactattttgtttttcagaaaggatTACTGTCATAGTTCTGGGTCTACTACATATTGGTCCTAGATGTACAAAAACTTGCAGCAGCTTCAAAGAAATCAGTGAGGTTACTCACGTTCTTCAGTTACACAACGAAGTGTTTGGAAAGGATCAGAAATCTAGGACTGCATCCAAGACAAGTTATAGCCTGCTAGGAATGATCTGCACACAAGCATTGTAATGAATATATTATAAAGTGCTAGAATAAACTAAACATATctggaaatttttcatttaaaggaaaagctATTATACCTTGCATTGAAAAATTAGTTTCCGGCATACGCAGTTTTTTTTAAGCCCTGCAAAATCTGGTAATCAGTGATAGGgaagaacacaacagaaatatatttgtattactTATTATAAGCAGTCCATTTTAATCAATAGTTATTACAGGAATGCATTGCTATTCAAGCCAAGCAGTAAATAGGTTAATAAAAGGTTCAATCCAACTTCTTAAAAGGAGAATAGtctaaaaaaaattgcaaagcatgaaaaaaaacacaataacctttaaaaacagagtCAAATATATGGATTGCCAAATGTAAAAGGTTGTTACTGTCAGAAAAGGCCccaatactttaaaaatatacagtttaAAGAATCGGTTCAGGAGCTATCCAGGTTGAGCTACGTTCAGCGAGCACTGAACGAGCTCTGGGTGGGTGAAGGGGGCTGACGGCGCAGAGCCAAGGTCTGTGGCAAGACAGAGGCATCGTTCCAAGTCGGGGTCTTCTTCAGGCAATG
Coding sequences within:
- the LOC134142707 gene encoding adipogenesis regulatory factor-like, whose protein sequence is MSSKSFQGLKQQAEGAAKDAANTLGQATQDAINQVVETSQKAIDQACKTAQDGVEKATGQATEAMAGLGKNFGFKK